The following DNA comes from Paenibacillus crassostreae.
CGAAGTGATGTCGTCGCATTAAAGAATGGCTCTCGTGTCGCTAGAGCCATCGCGATTTCTTCAATAGCTGTATTCCCAGCACGTTCACCAATCCCATTAATCGTACCTTCAATTTGGTCTGCACCATTCTGAATAGCCGCTAATGTATTGGCCGTTGCCATGCCGAGATCGTTATGACAATGCGCGCTCAATTGAACCTTTTCAATATCAGGAACATTCTCTTTCAAGAACTTGAATATCGCACCATACTCGGAAGGATTCAAATAACCGACTGTATCTGGAATGTTAACAACAGAGGCGCCTTCTTTGATTGCCATGCCAACCATCTCAGCCATGAAATCATATTCAGTACGTCCCGCATCTTCAAGGGAAAATTCTATCTTTGAGAAATACTTACTAGCATATCTTAGAGCAGATTGTGCAGTTTCAAGAACCTGTGCCTTTTCCATCCGTAGTTTATGCTTTCTATGAATGGGTGAGGTCGCTAGGAAAATGTGAATGCATGGATCTTGAGCACCCTTAAGAGCTTCACGAACAGCATCAATATCTGTTTCGCGAGAGCGACTAAGTCCGATAACAGACACATTCTTAACAGCTCTGGCCACAGCATTAACCGCAGCAAGATCCCCAGGGGATGCTGCAGGAAAGCCTGCTTCCATCCGATCGATACCTAGTTTCTCCAGTTGATATGCAATTTCTACCTTTTCACGAGTATTCAAGTTTACACCTGGAGATTGTTCCCCATCCCTTAGTGTGGTGTCAAAAATATAAATTTTCCGCATGACCGCACCTCCTTAACATATATACAAATCTAATAAAAATATCCAATGCGGATCACGCAATTGTGCACGACCGCATTGGAATACCTTCTTTACTTTATCCCTCCAACGCCTTAAAGCATAAGGTTGTGGAAGAACCTGATCTCATTTTTTGATTATGAGATTTATTTTTTGATCCAATGCATCATTTCGCGAAGTTGAGATCCAACTACTTCAATTGGATGATTAGCTTCATTACGACGTGTTGCATTCATGAAGGCATTGTTTGATTGATTCTCAAGAA
Coding sequences within:
- a CDS encoding 2-isopropylmalate synthase translates to MRKIYIFDTTLRDGEQSPGVNLNTREKVEIAYQLEKLGIDRMEAGFPAASPGDLAAVNAVARAVKNVSVIGLSRSRETDIDAVREALKGAQDPCIHIFLATSPIHRKHKLRMEKAQVLETAQSALRYASKYFSKIEFSLEDAGRTEYDFMAEMVGMAIKEGASVVNIPDTVGYLNPSEYGAIFKFLKENVPDIEKVQLSAHCHNDLGMATANTLAAIQNGADQIEGTINGIGERAGNTAIEEIAMALATREPFFNATTSLRLTEIARTSRLVSKLTGMVVPGNKAIVGANAFAHESGIHQDGMLKEKTTYEIMTPESIGLKESKLVLGKHSGRHAFREKLIDLGFEMDDEPLNEAFAKFKDLADKKKEVSDDDLLALLEEKLVDTIEVFKLETLYVTYGNESVPTAKVRIVKEQDQVIVEEAEGNGSVDAIYNAIDKATQEEVTLSDYSIKSVSHGKDALGEVHVLLTQNDVSAQGRGLSTDILEASARAYVDAINQLLEKRKTFSNRENVNF